The Deltaproteobacteria bacterium HGW-Deltaproteobacteria-6 genome has a segment encoding these proteins:
- a CDS encoding D-alanine--D-alanine ligase: MTVGLTYDLRDDYLREGYSQEETAEFDKPDTIAAIEDVILKNGHATDRIGHVQALTRRLAAGDRWDLVFNIAEGLHGFGREAQVPALLDAYKIPYTFSDPLGQTLTLHKGMTKHVVRDLGIPTPDFVVVSDPEDIDQVSLPYPLFAKPVAEGTGKGITALSKIDNVEDLRNICTNLLNTFHQPVLVETYLSGREFTVGIVGTGKDARTLGAMEVILNPDAEQHAYSYDNKEHYENLVRYAAVDDAEARHAMEISLAAWRGLGLADGGRIDLRSDTRGIPHFIEVNSLAGLNPIRSDLPILCRLMGISYHQLITDILNSALKRAGMLRIC, encoded by the coding sequence ATAACCGTCGGCCTGACCTATGACTTGCGAGATGATTACCTGCGAGAAGGTTACTCTCAGGAAGAAACCGCCGAATTCGACAAACCCGATACCATTGCAGCTATTGAAGACGTCATTTTGAAAAACGGTCATGCGACTGATCGCATCGGCCATGTTCAGGCACTGACCCGTCGTCTGGCCGCGGGTGATCGCTGGGATCTTGTTTTCAACATTGCCGAAGGTCTGCACGGCTTTGGCCGTGAGGCGCAGGTTCCCGCGCTGCTGGACGCCTACAAAATTCCCTATACCTTCTCCGATCCGCTCGGACAGACTCTGACCCTTCATAAGGGCATGACTAAACATGTCGTACGCGATCTGGGCATTCCCACACCGGACTTTGTCGTTGTTTCCGATCCGGAGGATATAGACCAGGTTTCCCTTCCTTATCCCCTCTTTGCCAAACCTGTCGCGGAAGGGACAGGCAAAGGTATCACCGCCCTGTCCAAAATTGATAACGTCGAAGATCTGCGCAATATCTGCACAAACCTTCTCAACACTTTTCATCAGCCCGTGTTGGTAGAAACTTATCTATCCGGACGGGAATTCACTGTCGGGATTGTCGGCACAGGAAAGGACGCCCGCACCCTCGGCGCCATGGAGGTCATCCTCAACCCGGACGCTGAGCAGCATGCATACTCCTATGACAATAAGGAACATTATGAAAATCTTGTACGATACGCCGCAGTCGATGACGCAGAAGCCAGACATGCCATGGAGATATCTCTTGCCGCCTGGCGCGGACTCGGTTTGGCAGACGGGGGACGCATCGACCTGCGCTCTGATACTCGAGGTATTCCGCACTTTATCGAAGTAAATTCACTGGCCGGCTTGAATCCCATCCGTTCGGATCTGCCTATTCTCTGCCGCCTTATGGGGAT